A genomic window from Nicotiana sylvestris chromosome 11, ASM39365v2, whole genome shotgun sequence includes:
- the LOC138881626 gene encoding agmatine coumaroyltransferase-2-like, with protein sequence MKMRIESSRIVKPIYDEISPTKSHISLSVFDKVTYDAHIAIIYAYCPPTPPNTAIELGLQKALAIYPEFAGRLSKDEHGNPVNILLNDEGVRFVEASANSTLDQVMPYKPSPSLLNLHPSLNDDVKELVQVQLTWFTCGSLAVGFTSNHMIADGQSTSNFLVAWGQACRGLRVNPIPLHDRTIFNPRNPPLVENEHKGVEFTSKLVKKEHLLNQAHHILEDIVVHKVHFTIEFLAKLKAKASSMNGNNKPYSTFVSLIAHLWRAITKARGRNAFETTQIRIAVNGRARLNPRIPNEYFVNLVLWAFPTTKVKDLLREPLPHATKLIHDPVTKVNNNYFRSFIDFANTKVKEQDLIPTADMNDYIVTTPLLQLRSRQREAQFAVVNILSQLRLRICEPGVANATSEAWAQLLKTRLRPFISFHIYTWAIWELSKRGFQTSIVR encoded by the coding sequence atGAAGATGAGAATAGAGAGTTCAAGAATCGTTAAGCCTATTTATGACGAAATCTCTCCAACAAAAAGTCACATTTCCCTTAGTGTCTTTGATAAGGTTACATATGATGCACATATTGCTATAATATATGCCTATTGCCCTCCCACCCCACCAAATACTGCTATTGAATTAGGTCTTCAAAAAGCCTTAGCTATTTATCCTGAATTTGCTGGGAGATTAAGCAAAGATGAACATGGAAATCCAGTGAATATTCTCCTCAATGATGAAGGTGTTAGATTCGTCGAGGCATCGGCCAATAGCACCCTTGATCAAGTAATGCCCTACAAACCTTCACCATCTTTGCTAAACCTACACCCTAGCTTAAATGACGATGTGAAAGAATTGGTGCAAGTTCAATTAACTTGGTTTACTTGTGGCTCTTTGGCGGTTGGCTTTACTTCCAATCATATGATAGCTGATGGCCAATCCACTAGCAACTTCTTGGTTGCATGGGGTCAAGCATGTCGAGGCCTCAGAGTCAATCCAATTCCTTTACATGATCGTACAATTTTTAACCCTCGAAACCCTCCTCTCGTCGAGAACGAGCATAAGGGGGTAGAGTTCACATCTAAGTTAGTGAAAAAAGAGCATTTGCTCAATCAGGCTCATCATATATTGGAAGATATAGTTGTACACAAAGTTCATTTTACTATTGAGTTTCTTGCCAAGCTAAAAGCTAAGGCTTCTTCTATGAATGGAAATAACAAGCCTTATAGCACATTCGTAAGTCTCATCGCACATCTATGGAGGGCCATAACTAAAGCTCGTGGCCGAAATGCCTTTGAGACCACACAAATCAGAATCGCAGTCAATGGTAGAGCGAGGTTGAATCCAAGAATACCTAATGAATATTTTGTAAACTTAGTCCTTTGGGCATTTCCAACTACAAAAGTAAAGGACCTTTTACGTGAACCTCTTCCACATGCAACAAAACTCATACATGACCCTGTTACAAAGGTAAACAACAACTATTTCAGATCATTTATTGACTTTGCCAATACCAAAGTGAAGGAACAAGATCTTATTCCAACAGCAGATATGAATGATTATATTGTAACGACCCCTCTATTGCAATTGCGATCAAGGCAGAGGGAGGCCCAGTTTGCAGTTGTGAACAtattatcgcaattgcgacttcgcatttgcgaacctggtgtcgcaaatgcgacatcagaggcctgggcacaacttttaaaaacgagacttaggccatttatttcatttcacatctacacttgggcgatttgggagctttcaaAGAGAGGATTTCAAactagcattgtgaggtaa